The DNA segment TTAATTCGGGTAGAGCCGTTGGATATCAATTGAAATCAATAGTCGCGGAAAGCGTTGACCGCTAGCGACTTACGAACCCGGCCTGGAGCTGGTCGGTCAATTCGCGAACGAGTTCCTGATTCTCGCTGGCAATGTTCTTCGTTTCATTCGGATCGTTTTGGTGATCAAACAGTTCCGTGAACACCGGTTTCGCACTCGAATCACGGTGATCACGCCACTGCACTAACCGATAACGATCGGTCCGCATCGTGTAACCCATCAAGTGTTCCTCGAACAGTTCACGGTCCCACTTATCTCCTTGCTGGTCGATGATCCGAGACTCAACTTCTTTGATCAACGGACCGAACCAAGTCTCACGCATCCCTTGCGACAACGGATTCGCCGCCCATTCCCGCAGTGCTGGATTTGGATACTGACTAAACGCTGCTTTCTTCCAGGGCTGCGCCGGATCATCTAGTAGCGGCACGAAACTGTCACCTTCAAGATGCTCGGGTACCGATAAACCAGCCAGCTCGCATAGCGTTGGATAGATGTCGACTAATTCAACAAGTGCATCCGTCGTTACGCCGCGCGACTTCATATTCGGCGTCCAGATCATCAAAGGCACGCGAGTCGCGATTTCATAGTTCGTTGCCTTTCCCCACACACCCATGTCGCCAAGATGCCAACCATGGTCGCCCCAAAGCACGATGATTGTGTTGTCACGAACGTCAGCATTCTCCAACGCCTCAATCAACTTTCCAATCTGCGCATCGACGTAACTAACGCTCGCCAGGTATGCGTGTTTCAACGTTCGAGACAGATCCGGATCGATCGGTCCCGTCTTTGGAATGCCTGATCGAGTCCGCAGTTCGAATGAAGCGTGCAGCCCCATCGCAGCACCATGGTCCGGTGCATCCACCTCGGTCGCCATTGGAATTGAATCTGCGTCGTAAAGATCCCAGTACTTCGACGGTGCGCACCAATTCAAGTGCGGCAACTTGTAACCCATCCCAAGAAAGAATGGCTTACCATCTACCTGAACCATCTCTTTCATGGTCTCGATAGCCAACTGCGTGTTGTATCCATCCAGGTAAGCAGTATCCGGAACATTGGCTTTCTCGTATGCCGGCCCCGCTGCCAAACCAAGTCGCGCCGCCTCGCCATACTTGGACAACATTTTTCTCATGTTGTCGGCTTTCAACTTGTTATTTTCAGGAAGAGCGTATGCCCCAATTGGCTTCTTGATTCCCTTGATGAACCGCACCGGATCACGACTCCACGACCGTCCTTCGTCGGTGTCGCCTTGGTGAAAAATTTTGCCACAATACGCCGCCTCGTACCCAGCGGCTACAAAATGTTCAGGTAGCGTCAAGATCTCTGGCTGCAACTCACGCAGCGAAACGTAGTTGTGGAACAACCCGGTCGTTTCAGGCCTTGCTCCCGTCATCAGGCTCGCACGCGATGGACGACAAATTGCTTGCTGACAATAGGCTCGATTGAACAGCAACCCTTCACTCGCCAAAGCGTCCAAATTCGGCGTCACGGCGATCGGCGATCCATAGCAACCCAATTCAGGTCTCAGATCGTCAACCGCAATGAACAGAACGTTCGGCTTATCGGCGGCATGGACGATGCCTGCGCAGATAAAAGTGACGACGAATAGCATAGTGAAAATTTTCATAAGTTCATATTTCTGTACGGTGGAACGTCGAGAATGAGTATTGACGAGCGCTAGTACCCAAGCGGTTTTCCCTGGTCGTAAAGCGATTTGATTTCGCTTTCCGTGAGTGCAGCGTTGTAAATCCCCAACTCATCAATCGTGCCATCCAGGTTACGGACAGCAAACTCTGGCGTCTTTCGAAATGGTTGGCCCCAGTTGCCGATCTCCGCTGGGCCAATTCGTAAGGTATCGGTGTAGAACTCGTCCTTGATCGTCTCACTGCCGATGCGTACGCCGTTGACATACTGATCGACCCGGCGGCCCACCGGGTCATAAACCGAAGCAAGATGAAACCACTGACCGCTTTTGGTGATATCCCAAAACGGCTCGGTAAAGTAAACGTGGTGCAAACCGGCCGCTTGAACGACCTGCTGCTCATCTTCGCTGAAATGCGAAAACTCTTTCGTGTCGTCAACCATCACCGACAACATCAGCTTGCCGTCATTGCGAATTTGCCAATGCGGCTCGCCGTTCTCGTAGCCATCGCCCATAAACAATGCATTGTACCGATGCGAAAGGTCATCGATCCGAACCCAGGCGGCGAACGTAAAAGCCAAGAACGTCCCATCAAGCCGCGTGCGAACTCGAGCGGCCGGTCGATCGAATTCCAATCCGGTCGACCCCTCGCCGAAACGCCCGACTGATGCAACGACGGGACCGACCAAAGTGCCGTCACCAGCCGAGCCCGCGACTGCCGCGTTGGTTACCAAACGCGACGAACCAGTCGCGTCACCCAAATCGTGTTCGAATGGGTAGTAGGCAATCAAACGCTTGTCTTTACGAAGCGAATCAAACGCAACTTGCCAACTCGATAACTTCTGACGCTGAAGCTGCGACTGTTGGCTCCGCAGTTCCTCGGACGTGGCTATCGACGATTCGTCCTCCGATGCATCCTTTTGTCCGTCCAGCCACTGGTCTTCGCCAGTTGTCAATCGCTTCGGATCATGGGCCGACTGATGAATTTCAACTTCCCCATCAATCACCCGGACTCGTGCATTGTTGCTCGTGACGGACAGCGAAAACTCGGTGCCCAGATCAATGATTTTAGAATCGGCAGCATGCACCACAAACCCGCGAGCAGCAGGAGGAACCGACGCACGCAGTCGCCCCGACACACATGTCAGCTCCCAATCGGACGTGACATTTAGTTCCGCAGGCCCTTCCACGACAAGAGAGGCACCACAGAAAAAGTCCATTTCGACGACACCGCTGTCGATTGAAAAGGTGCCCGCAGGAATCAAGTCCCCCGACCGGTAAGAAGCCGCACCATCCGACCAGCGGACGTTTAGAACCCGACGCAAACTAGCATGGCCAGCAACCATCGTTTCAACATCGTTTGCGGACACAGGGCCAGCAAATTGCTGGGCCGGTCGCTGAACAGGTCGCTGGGCAATCGATTCGCCTGAGGACCGGCGTCCAATCGCAAACGCAGCGAGCGAACACACCGCAACCAAAACGGCCGCCACCGCAAACCACGCCGGAAAGTCCTGACGACGGGAAACGGCTTGAACCGCTACTGTTGGGGTGACGGTACCAACGCCCGGCCAACCGGTCTCGCCAAGCGATTCATAGAGTTCAACACTCTCAAGGTACAACGCCCGTGCTTCGGCACTTTGAATCAGCGATTGCTGCATTGACGCAAAGTCCTCGAGCCCGATAGTGCCATCAAGCGAGGCGAAGATCTGTTCCTGCAATTTTCGATTCATAAGACTACTGACTCGCCAACTGCGATTGAACACACTTCAACATCGCCGATCGCAACGCGTTAACACGACTGTACAAACGTCTTGCTTCGACTCCCATTTGTTTGGCAATCCCCGCTACTGAATCCCCCGTCGCATGTACGCTTAGCAACAAACGCCGGTCGTCCTGACTCAATTTACTTAAACACTGAGTCAACGCCGCTTGCCGTGGCGACTCCTTCGCCGCCCACGAACTGGAATCCTCGGCAAGCAACTCCACTAGTTCATCGCTAAACACCAAACGTTCTCGCGAAGCATCACGCACCCGGCTGAGCACTTTGAATCGAGCGATCACACAAGCCCACCGAATGAAGGCCTCATGCCGCGAGTCGCCTGGGTCCGCCGATTCCGCAGCATATGAAAACGATTCGAACTTTCGCCAGCACTCCAGCGAAACATCCTGCATCACGTCATCGATGCCCTCTGCCCCAACCATCAACGACCGGACGAAACGGCGAACGCGATGCTCGCAGTGCCCCAGAAGGGATACAAAGTCGTCGTACTGTTCGTCTCGAGTCGTCATGAAGGTTGCTCGCCGTCAAAAAATTGCTCCCTTGTAAGTTCCGTCAGTTGAGTGCTTTACCAAACCAATTTCAAATTTCCTTGAACTTTTTCGGCCCCGGCCGTCGAAACTCCATCTTTTTGCAGCAAGACTTCGAAGCCTACTTCTCCTTTGATGGCCGATTATTTAGCCACGGCAAACGACTCGACCGGGTGGATCGATTCCAAGAGACCAAATTCCGGTTCGTCAAATCGGGCCGAAGAGTTCCGGAAACAGCTTGGTTGGCGGCAAGCAAAGCAGGCGACGAAAGAACGCCAGTGCAGCCGCTGTGATTTTGCGGCAGGCATCAGTGGTGCGATCTCAATCGCAACGACTTATCGGTACTGACTACGCTTATCGGTACTGACTATGCGATTCGTCGATACTGTGGACGCTGGCCAGATTGTTGATCGGTAAGGTCGGCGCAAATGTCGCTGAACATGTCGCTCATCAACCGATTCGATTTCCCCCAATCATACAATTGACCAGAGATCGTCGCGTTGAATGTGATTCGGCAATAGCCATCACAGGCCTCGATCAACACATGCAGACGCCCGCGATTGGTGATCAAACCCGAGGGAAGCTCTGTGCTCAGCGAACACTGGTCGATCGATTGATGAACTTCATCAATCACCCACGCCTTCGATGCAATCGTGCACAAAACGGCCAACATCAAACGTCCTGGACTGGTATCAAACACGCCTTGCGTTTGCCGATCCATTTTGATTCCCAGCTTGTCGTAGATCGGAAGAATCGCCTTGGTGAACTTGCCTAGCGAGAACCCGATGGGCGAGACCGCATCGAAGACTTCAAGCAAATCTTCGCCAGTGACACCAGGCTTCGCGATCTTTGCAGAGGCTGCGATTCTCGCTCGCGCGACTGGATGGTCAAGCACGGTTTGATAGTGAATCGAATTTGTCCAATCCGCA comes from the Rubripirellula reticaptiva genome and includes:
- a CDS encoding LamG-like jellyroll fold domain-containing protein, which codes for MNRKLQEQIFASLDGTIGLEDFASMQQSLIQSAEARALYLESVELYESLGETGWPGVGTVTPTVAVQAVSRRQDFPAWFAVAAVLVAVCSLAAFAIGRRSSGESIAQRPVQRPAQQFAGPVSANDVETMVAGHASLRRVLNVRWSDGAASYRSGDLIPAGTFSIDSGVVEMDFFCGASLVVEGPAELNVTSDWELTCVSGRLRASVPPAARGFVVHAADSKIIDLGTEFSLSVTSNNARVRVIDGEVEIHQSAHDPKRLTTGEDQWLDGQKDASEDESSIATSEELRSQQSQLQRQKLSSWQVAFDSLRKDKRLIAYYPFEHDLGDATGSSRLVTNAAVAGSAGDGTLVGPVVASVGRFGEGSTGLEFDRPAARVRTRLDGTFLAFTFAAWVRIDDLSHRYNALFMGDGYENGEPHWQIRNDGKLMLSVMVDDTKEFSHFSEDEQQVVQAAGLHHVYFTEPFWDITKSGQWFHLASVYDPVGRRVDQYVNGVRIGSETIKDEFYTDTLRIGPAEIGNWGQPFRKTPEFAVRNLDGTIDELGIYNAALTESEIKSLYDQGKPLGY
- a CDS encoding sigma-70 family RNA polymerase sigma factor; translated protein: MTTRDEQYDDFVSLLGHCEHRVRRFVRSLMVGAEGIDDVMQDVSLECWRKFESFSYAAESADPGDSRHEAFIRWACVIARFKVLSRVRDASRERLVFSDELVELLAEDSSSWAAKESPRQAALTQCLSKLSQDDRRLLLSVHATGDSVAGIAKQMGVEARRLYSRVNALRSAMLKCVQSQLASQ
- a CDS encoding sulfatase; this encodes MLFVVTFICAGIVHAADKPNVLFIAVDDLRPELGCYGSPIAVTPNLDALASEGLLFNRAYCQQAICRPSRASLMTGARPETTGLFHNYVSLRELQPEILTLPEHFVAAGYEAAYCGKIFHQGDTDEGRSWSRDPVRFIKGIKKPIGAYALPENNKLKADNMRKMLSKYGEAARLGLAAGPAYEKANVPDTAYLDGYNTQLAIETMKEMVQVDGKPFFLGMGYKLPHLNWCAPSKYWDLYDADSIPMATEVDAPDHGAAMGLHASFELRTRSGIPKTGPIDPDLSRTLKHAYLASVSYVDAQIGKLIEALENADVRDNTIIVLWGDHGWHLGDMGVWGKATNYEIATRVPLMIWTPNMKSRGVTTDALVELVDIYPTLCELAGLSVPEHLEGDSFVPLLDDPAQPWKKAAFSQYPNPALREWAANPLSQGMRETWFGPLIKEVESRIIDQQGDKWDRELFEEHLMGYTMRTDRYRLVQWRDHRDSSAKPVFTELFDHQNDPNETKNIASENQELVRELTDQLQAGFVSR